One window of Phycisphaeraceae bacterium genomic DNA carries:
- the atpG gene encoding ATP synthase F1 subunit gamma, protein MGKSREIKKRMKAVGNIRRITKTMQMIATSKFARAQQRAVASKPYTAALFDLVGKMASAAGDVSHPLIDAKPGADAKMLTLVITSDRGLCGPYNGAILRRTMEHFRNTPGAREGEIELVGKKGLATLKFNKINVATHHTHFGDTPTYASVEALAQTYIDRFIRGEISGVRVVYMRFISAGKQAAEIKQLLPFEPDAGEQKDAAAGAGAGGMAFEFSPSPKELMDSLLPAALKAALFQCFNDAIVSEHVARMVAMKAATDNAGKMGKRLSRAYNRARQAQITTELTEIISGAAALG, encoded by the coding sequence ATGGGTAAGTCACGCGAGATCAAGAAGCGTATGAAGGCCGTCGGCAACATCCGGCGGATCACGAAGACGATGCAGATGATCGCGACGAGCAAGTTTGCTCGGGCGCAGCAGCGCGCGGTCGCGAGCAAGCCGTACACGGCGGCGTTGTTCGATCTGGTGGGGAAGATGGCGAGTGCCGCGGGGGATGTGAGCCATCCGCTGATCGACGCGAAGCCGGGTGCGGACGCGAAGATGCTGACGCTGGTGATCACGAGCGATCGCGGGTTGTGCGGGCCTTACAACGGCGCGATTCTGCGTCGGACGATGGAGCACTTCCGGAACACGCCGGGCGCCCGTGAGGGCGAGATCGAGCTGGTGGGGAAGAAGGGTCTGGCGACGCTGAAGTTCAACAAGATCAACGTGGCGACGCACCACACGCACTTCGGGGACACGCCGACGTATGCGAGCGTCGAGGCGTTGGCGCAGACGTACATCGATCGCTTCATCCGCGGGGAGATCTCCGGGGTGAGGGTTGTGTATATGCGGTTCATCTCGGCGGGGAAGCAGGCGGCGGAGATCAAGCAGTTGCTGCCGTTTGAGCCGGATGCGGGGGAGCAGAAGGATGCGGCGGCCGGTGCGGGTGCGGGGGGGATGGCGTTTGAGTTCAGCCCATCGCCGAAGGAGTTGATGGATTCGCTGCTGCCGGCGGCGTTGAAGGCGGCGTTGTTCCAGTGCTTCAACGATGCGATCGTGTCGGAGCACGTGGCGCGGATGGTGGCGATGAAGGCGGCGACGGACAACGCGGGGAAGATGGGGAAGCGTTTGAGCCGCGCGTACAACAGGGCGCGTCAGGCGCAGATCACGACGGAGTTGACGGAGATTATTTCGGGTGCCGCGGCGCTCGGGTGA
- the dinD gene encoding DNA damage-inducible protein D: MKRELVQQYCGVFQGITREREGVEYWHGRELQDVLGYTKWDNFVQVVERAKTACANSGQDPNDHFADVGTMVDLGSGAKREVPDFVLTRYACYLIAQNGDPRKTQVAFAQTYFALQTRKQELVEQRLEEVERLAAREKLTGTEKALSGIIYERVGNEKSFGMIRSKGDAALFGGRTTEDMKKKLGVPKGRALADFLPTITIKAKDFASEITNFNIKDKDLRTEAAITSEHVQNNKDVRKLLGERGIQPEALPPAEDIKKLERRVESEKRSITKGAKPLPPSDDAQGCEA; this comes from the coding sequence ATGAAAAGAGAACTGGTTCAGCAGTACTGCGGCGTCTTTCAAGGGATCACTCGGGAGCGAGAAGGGGTGGAGTACTGGCACGGACGGGAACTACAGGACGTTCTCGGGTACACGAAGTGGGACAACTTTGTCCAGGTCGTCGAGCGGGCCAAGACCGCTTGCGCGAACAGCGGACAGGATCCGAACGACCATTTTGCCGACGTCGGCACAATGGTCGATCTCGGCTCGGGGGCGAAGCGGGAGGTCCCAGACTTCGTGCTGACGCGCTATGCGTGCTATCTCATTGCCCAGAATGGAGATCCGCGCAAGACACAGGTGGCCTTTGCACAGACGTACTTCGCCCTGCAGACTCGAAAGCAGGAGTTGGTTGAACAGCGGCTGGAAGAGGTCGAACGGCTCGCGGCGCGGGAGAAGCTGACGGGCACGGAGAAGGCGTTGTCCGGCATCATCTATGAGCGCGTCGGGAACGAGAAGAGCTTTGGGATGATCCGTAGCAAGGGCGACGCGGCGCTGTTCGGGGGGCGGACGACGGAGGACATGAAGAAGAAGCTGGGGGTGCCAAAGGGGCGCGCGCTGGCGGACTTCTTGCCCACGATCACGATCAAAGCCAAGGACTTCGCGAGCGAGATCACGAACTTCAATATCAAGGACAAGGACCTGCGCACAGAGGCGGCCATCACGAGTGAGCACGTCCAGAACAACAAGGACGTGCGCAAGTTGCTCGGAGAGCGTGGCATACAGCCCGAGGCGTTGCCGCCCGCGGAGGATATCAAGAAGCTCGAACGCCGAGTGGAGAGTGAGAAGCGATCCATCACAAAGGGGGCCAAGCCGCTGCCGCCGAGTGACGACGCACAAGGATGCGAAGCGTGA
- a CDS encoding site-specific DNA-methyltransferase — MATLNWIGKEAVVNHHRKVPYRLLKADPSLSVGEDGGLASGNLLVQGDNLEALKALLPYYGGKVKCIYIDPPYNTGNEEWVYNDNVNSPQIRAWLEGTLESRKVDADDLSRHDKWLCMMYPRLMLLRDFLCEDGALFVSIDDNEVAFLRLLLDEVLGSSNFVAEMIWEGAFKNDARQIGVNHEYVLVYAKNRALLPREWAVPKEGVEPVLREVDRLRAIHGEDYDSASADLAGWFRAMKATPSFGLRRFRFIDARGAYKEDDPTAPGGRRFQLINPHTGTVIPLRPNRGWAFDQNEFEERVKQGRISFVNDKSIMLRTYLHETDKVTPQSVFYQPTRSASERLGRILDSGEFEYPKDEVILQRFIDMATDPGAIVMDSFAGSGTTGHAVLAMNKADGGNRKFICIEMDETICKTITRERITRVIEGYHPGGDRKKERVEGLGGGFRYVTLGPTLFDEHGRFRSGEDKVTFGQLAAHIFFTQTGEPLPKQVNGKRSPLIGTFRGTAYYLLYNGILGDRSVSGGNVLTRETLAMLPKHTLADGSPGPRVVFGEACRLSDATLRREGIEFRQIPYQVEVG; from the coding sequence ATGGCGACATTGAACTGGATCGGCAAGGAGGCGGTTGTCAATCACCATCGGAAGGTGCCGTATCGGCTGCTGAAGGCCGATCCGTCGCTCTCGGTGGGTGAGGATGGCGGGCTGGCATCGGGGAATCTGCTTGTGCAGGGGGACAATCTGGAGGCGCTCAAGGCGCTCTTGCCCTACTACGGCGGCAAGGTGAAGTGCATCTACATCGATCCGCCGTACAACACGGGGAACGAGGAGTGGGTGTACAACGACAACGTGAACAGCCCGCAGATCAGGGCGTGGCTTGAAGGCACGCTTGAAAGCCGCAAGGTCGATGCAGACGACCTGAGCCGTCACGACAAGTGGCTGTGCATGATGTATCCGCGGCTAATGCTACTACGAGATTTCTTGTGCGAGGATGGCGCGTTATTTGTGTCGATTGACGATAACGAGGTTGCTTTCCTTCGCCTGTTGCTCGACGAGGTGTTGGGCAGTAGTAATTTTGTTGCCGAAATGATCTGGGAGGGCGCATTCAAGAATGATGCGAGACAGATAGGTGTCAATCACGAGTATGTTCTCGTTTACGCCAAGAACAGGGCCTTGCTGCCTCGTGAGTGGGCAGTTCCCAAAGAGGGTGTTGAGCCCGTCTTGCGTGAAGTCGATCGCTTGAGAGCGATTCACGGAGAAGACTACGACTCGGCTTCGGCGGATCTGGCCGGTTGGTTTCGGGCCATGAAAGCCACGCCTTCTTTCGGACTACGCCGGTTTCGATTCATTGACGCCAGGGGTGCGTACAAGGAAGATGATCCCACAGCACCTGGCGGACGGCGATTTCAGTTGATCAATCCGCATACGGGCACGGTGATTCCCTTGCGTCCCAATCGTGGCTGGGCGTTTGATCAGAATGAGTTTGAGGAACGAGTGAAGCAAGGCCGCATTTCGTTTGTCAACGATAAGAGCATTATGCTTCGAACATATCTCCACGAGACCGACAAGGTGACCCCTCAAAGCGTCTTCTACCAGCCCACACGATCGGCCTCGGAACGTCTCGGACGAATACTTGACAGCGGAGAGTTTGAGTATCCCAAGGACGAGGTCATTCTCCAGCGATTCATTGATATGGCGACAGACCCCGGCGCGATCGTGATGGATTCCTTTGCTGGATCTGGCACGACTGGTCACGCCGTGCTCGCGATGAACAAGGCGGATGGCGGGAACCGAAAGTTCATCTGTATCGAGATGGATGAAACGATCTGCAAGACGATCACGCGTGAGCGGATCACGCGGGTGATCGAGGGGTATCACCCCGGCGGCGACAGGAAAAAGGAGCGGGTGGAGGGTCTTGGCGGCGGCTTCCGCTATGTGACACTCGGTCCGACGCTGTTTGACGAGCACGGCCGGTTTCGGTCGGGGGAGGACAAGGTCACGTTCGGGCAGTTGGCAGCGCACATCTTCTTCACGCAGACGGGGGAGCCGCTGCCGAAGCAGGTGAACGGGAAGCGGTCGCCATTGATCGGAACGTTTCGAGGCACGGCGTACTACCTGCTCTACAACGGGATTCTGGGGGACCGGAGTGTGAGCGGCGGGAACGTCCTGACGCGCGAGACGCTGGCGATGTTGCCCAAGCACACGCTGGCAGATGGGTCGCCGGGGCCACGGGTGGTGTTCGGCGAGGCGTGCCGCCTGAGTGATGCGACGCTGCGGCGAGAGGGGATTGAGTTCAGGCAGATTCCGTACCAAGTTGAAGTGGGGTAA
- a CDS encoding DEAD/DEAH box helicase family protein: protein MTTGLKIYQEEALQELSEFLRAAQATDAARAFNAKRRPSGEYQPIPEWKESEAFPYVCVRIPTGGGKTLLAAHAVGRVCHDYVLAERQVVLWLAPSDAIVQQTLGVLRDRGSRARKALAGAFGGQVTILDVEEALSVTPAVLSGSCSVIVSTVQSWRVDSTDGRRVYQPANGDLMGHFDGASEKALAVVERGPSGQPVYSLGNVLRLRKPIVIIDEGHKFRTKRTFETLKRFSPRAVVEFTATPHVKGKDRVPSNVVVEKSARDLKIENMIKAPIVLRESKQWTDAVRLAVAKRKELARAAEEEGRKTGEYIRPIVLFKAEDNVTGSNNVTVDVLREHLIKEGYATEEEVVIHVGGRKDLPANILSPECPVNYVITVDALGEGWDCPFAYVLCTIATLSSSIAVEQILGRVLRMPNVTLKHDESLNRAYCFTSSGAFGDAATNLKDALVDAGFSRDEAEGAVIEDRGAERRDDEPAPLFRNREIPVFVDAVLSEEQKTAIASAVPGDVRFEPAPLAGTTTILYRGDMLDERAAARVESVLEGGRDKIAAKRFKRALAGEGTSASELGELFRIPALAIQDPHAEGGLSLFEAQHRETAWTLDECSHELGHFDASPGTVREFEVAPDEDGAWVDQYKGEVAAAVSWMDQGGPRTLEELSAWLDRSIEDRTVTQDAKRAYIDRVLLWLTRAQNLSVERLSPVRWRLARAIAARVEEHRSQIERHVFQSLLGRLVVSVTPPHPSLIFALDSARSDYPGDLRATTDRKSFPRHFFPFIGDMNNDERLCAQLIDAHPNTKHWIRNIERHPKSFWMPGLRQKFYPDFIAVLHDGRYAAIEYKGKRGEQIPDEQAKREMGMLWAARSEGKCVFVWVTKEDMEASVSAGLASPS, encoded by the coding sequence GTGACCACCGGGCTGAAGATCTATCAGGAGGAGGCGCTTCAGGAGCTCTCGGAGTTCCTGCGGGCAGCGCAGGCGACGGACGCGGCGCGTGCGTTCAACGCCAAGCGGAGGCCGAGCGGCGAGTACCAACCCATTCCCGAGTGGAAAGAGAGCGAGGCCTTTCCCTATGTGTGCGTGCGGATTCCGACGGGGGGCGGGAAGACGTTGCTGGCGGCGCACGCGGTGGGGAGGGTGTGCCATGACTATGTGCTGGCGGAACGGCAGGTGGTGTTGTGGCTTGCGCCGTCGGATGCGATTGTGCAACAGACGCTTGGGGTGTTGAGGGACAGAGGCAGCCGCGCGAGGAAGGCGCTGGCGGGGGCGTTTGGCGGTCAGGTGACGATTTTGGATGTGGAGGAGGCGTTGTCGGTGACGCCCGCGGTGCTGAGCGGATCGTGCTCGGTGATCGTGTCAACGGTGCAGTCGTGGCGGGTGGACAGCACGGACGGGCGGCGCGTGTACCAGCCGGCCAACGGTGACCTGATGGGGCACTTTGACGGTGCGAGCGAGAAGGCGCTTGCGGTCGTGGAGCGGGGACCGTCGGGCCAGCCGGTGTACTCGCTGGGGAACGTGCTGCGGCTGCGCAAGCCGATCGTGATCATCGATGAGGGGCACAAGTTCCGGACGAAGCGGACGTTCGAGACGCTGAAGCGGTTCTCGCCGCGTGCGGTGGTGGAGTTCACGGCAACGCCCCATGTGAAGGGAAAGGACAGGGTTCCGAGCAATGTGGTGGTGGAGAAGTCGGCGCGGGATCTGAAGATCGAGAACATGATCAAGGCGCCGATTGTGCTGCGGGAGTCCAAGCAGTGGACGGATGCGGTGCGGCTGGCGGTGGCCAAACGAAAGGAGCTGGCGCGGGCTGCGGAGGAGGAGGGGAGAAAGACGGGGGAGTACATCCGGCCGATCGTGCTGTTCAAGGCGGAGGACAACGTCACGGGGAGCAACAACGTGACGGTGGATGTGCTGCGGGAGCACTTGATCAAGGAGGGATACGCGACTGAGGAGGAGGTCGTGATTCATGTGGGTGGACGGAAGGACCTTCCCGCGAACATCCTCAGTCCGGAGTGTCCCGTGAACTATGTGATCACGGTGGATGCGTTGGGCGAGGGGTGGGACTGTCCGTTCGCGTATGTGCTGTGCACGATCGCGACGCTTTCGAGCTCGATCGCGGTGGAGCAGATCCTGGGGCGGGTGCTGCGGATGCCGAATGTCACGCTGAAGCATGATGAGTCGCTGAACAGGGCGTACTGCTTCACTTCGAGCGGGGCGTTCGGGGATGCGGCGACGAATCTGAAGGATGCGCTGGTGGACGCGGGATTCAGCCGCGATGAGGCGGAGGGGGCGGTCATTGAGGATCGCGGCGCGGAGCGGCGGGATGACGAGCCGGCGCCTCTGTTCCGGAACCGTGAGATCCCGGTGTTCGTTGATGCGGTGTTGAGTGAGGAGCAGAAGACGGCGATCGCGTCGGCGGTGCCTGGGGATGTGAGATTCGAGCCCGCACCGCTGGCGGGGACAACGACGATCCTGTATCGCGGCGACATGCTGGATGAGCGGGCGGCGGCGCGGGTGGAGAGTGTGCTGGAGGGGGGGCGGGACAAGATTGCCGCGAAGCGGTTCAAGCGTGCGCTTGCGGGGGAGGGGACGAGCGCGTCTGAGCTTGGGGAGCTATTCAGGATTCCGGCGTTGGCGATTCAAGACCCGCACGCGGAGGGCGGGCTCTCACTGTTTGAGGCCCAGCATCGGGAGACGGCGTGGACCTTGGATGAATGTTCGCACGAGTTGGGGCATTTCGACGCTTCGCCGGGGACGGTGCGTGAGTTTGAGGTCGCACCGGATGAAGACGGGGCGTGGGTGGACCAATACAAGGGCGAGGTTGCGGCGGCGGTGTCATGGATGGATCAGGGCGGACCACGGACACTCGAGGAGTTGTCGGCGTGGCTCGATCGCTCGATCGAGGATCGAACAGTTACGCAGGATGCGAAGCGGGCGTACATCGATCGAGTGCTGTTGTGGTTGACGCGGGCGCAGAACCTGTCGGTTGAGCGGCTGTCTCCCGTGCGATGGAGGCTTGCGCGGGCGATCGCGGCGCGCGTGGAGGAGCATCGATCGCAGATTGAGCGGCACGTGTTTCAGTCGCTACTCGGGCGGCTGGTTGTTTCGGTGACTCCACCTCACCCGTCGCTCATCTTTGCACTCGACTCCGCGCGATCGGACTATCCGGGAGACTTGCGAGCGACGACGGACCGGAAGTCATTTCCGCGGCACTTCTTCCCGTTTATCGGTGACATGAACAACGATGAGCGGTTGTGTGCGCAGTTGATCGATGCGCATCCCAATACGAAGCACTGGATCAGGAATATCGAGAGACATCCGAAGTCGTTCTGGATGCCGGGGCTGCGGCAGAAGTTCTATCCGGATTTCATCGCCGTTCTGCATGATGGCAGGTACGCGGCAATTGAGTACAAGGGGAAGCGCGGCGAGCAGATTCCTGATGAGCAGGCGAAGCGGGAGATGGGGATGCTTTGGGCTGCGCGAAGCGAGGGAAAGTGTGTGTTCGTGTGGGTAACGAAGGAGGACATGGAAGCGTCGGTATCGGCGGGACTCGCGAGCCCGTCTTGA
- a CDS encoding tryptophan 7-halogenase encodes MAIIGGGPGGSTCSTLLKKYMPELRVLVIEREVFPREHIGESQLPLIGAILKEMGCWEKVEAEQFPIKLGGTYRWGATKDLWDFEFIPFGQYRDDPRPAPYAGQRMFTALQVERSAYDKILLDHAAETGAEVRQGTSVREILRTGDRVDGLRLSDGSVVTAKHYVDASGDAGILRRGMGVECDYPGNIKNVAFWDYWDDAEWAVTIGKGATRIFIMSIGIGWMWFIPVRATRVSVGLVCPAEYYKSCGKSPEELYAWAMQQDPLIVKHTKNARRGGKVTSTKDWSFIAQRMVGENWYLVGEASGFADPILSAGMMLTHAGARELAYAIMAMERGEHDRAWLCEHYESLQRRRINQHIRFADFWYAGNGCFTDLEDMTTRIAKDAGIELSPKEAFRWISNGGFMEDIPGRAGIGGLDVAGAKEVAGRFLGAEDAQEAVGWQVNDFNVFRPNLEGAERAEYPVYRAGKIVRVPCYKRKQFTMPLMGAYAMWLKVMERTSDITEMCRMVIASYQRERGMSPARANFELQQAIQALEVMVLEGWVVGEKDPSRPLLGIRSKKGDNMIHETRDVQVG; translated from the coding sequence GTGGCGATCATCGGGGGGGGGCCGGGCGGCTCGACGTGTTCGACGCTGCTGAAGAAGTACATGCCGGAGCTGCGTGTGCTGGTGATCGAGCGGGAGGTCTTTCCGCGCGAGCACATCGGTGAGAGCCAGTTGCCGTTGATCGGTGCGATTCTGAAGGAGATGGGGTGCTGGGAGAAGGTGGAGGCGGAGCAGTTTCCGATCAAGCTGGGTGGGACGTATCGGTGGGGGGCGACGAAGGACCTGTGGGACTTTGAGTTCATTCCGTTCGGTCAGTACCGGGACGATCCGCGGCCCGCGCCGTACGCGGGGCAGCGGATGTTCACGGCGTTGCAGGTCGAGCGGTCGGCGTATGACAAGATCCTGCTGGATCATGCGGCGGAGACGGGGGCGGAGGTGCGGCAGGGGACTTCGGTGCGGGAGATCCTGCGGACGGGCGATCGGGTGGATGGGCTGCGTCTCTCGGATGGGAGCGTGGTGACGGCGAAGCATTATGTGGATGCATCGGGAGATGCGGGGATTCTGCGGCGCGGGATGGGTGTTGAGTGTGATTATCCGGGGAACATCAAGAACGTGGCGTTCTGGGATTACTGGGACGATGCGGAGTGGGCGGTGACGATCGGGAAGGGTGCGACGCGGATCTTCATCATGTCGATCGGGATCGGGTGGATGTGGTTCATCCCGGTGCGAGCGACGCGGGTGTCGGTGGGGCTGGTGTGTCCGGCGGAGTATTACAAGTCGTGCGGGAAGTCGCCGGAGGAGCTGTACGCGTGGGCGATGCAGCAGGACCCGTTGATCGTGAAGCACACGAAGAACGCGCGGCGGGGCGGGAAGGTGACATCGACGAAGGACTGGTCGTTCATCGCGCAGCGGATGGTGGGCGAGAACTGGTACCTGGTGGGCGAGGCGTCGGGGTTTGCGGATCCGATTCTGTCCGCGGGGATGATGCTGACGCACGCGGGGGCGCGGGAGCTGGCGTACGCGATCATGGCGATGGAGCGCGGGGAGCACGATCGCGCGTGGTTGTGCGAGCATTATGAGTCGCTGCAGCGGCGGCGGATCAACCAGCACATCCGGTTCGCGGACTTCTGGTACGCGGGGAATGGGTGCTTCACGGACCTGGAGGACATGACGACGCGGATCGCGAAGGACGCGGGGATCGAGTTGTCGCCGAAGGAGGCGTTCCGGTGGATCTCGAACGGCGGGTTCATGGAGGACATCCCGGGTCGGGCGGGGATCGGCGGGCTTGATGTGGCGGGGGCGAAGGAGGTCGCGGGGAGGTTCCTCGGTGCGGAGGATGCGCAGGAGGCGGTGGGGTGGCAGGTGAACGACTTCAACGTCTTCCGGCCGAATCTTGAGGGGGCTGAGCGGGCGGAGTATCCGGTGTATCGGGCGGGGAAGATCGTGCGGGTGCCGTGCTACAAGCGGAAGCAGTTCACGATGCCGCTGATGGGTGCGTACGCGATGTGGCTGAAGGTGATGGAGCGGACGTCGGACATTACGGAGATGTGCCGCATGGTGATCGCGTCGTATCAGCGTGAGCGCGGGATGTCTCCTGCGCGTGCGAACTTTGAGTTGCAGCAGGCGATCCAGGCGCTGGAGGTGATGGTGCTCGAGGGTTGGGTTGTGGGTGAGAAGGATCCGTCGCGTCCGCTGCTGGGGATTCGCTCGAAGAAGGGTGACAACATGATCCACGAGACGCGGGACGTGCAGGTGGGGTAG